Within Diabrotica virgifera virgifera chromosome 7, PGI_DIABVI_V3a, the genomic segment GATGCTTCACGCATCTAACCAAATATTCTTTTTCTGGATAACCATAATACTTCCGCATATCTTCCTTATCCAGAGCTCTCAGTTTTTCGTTAACATCTATCATGTCTTCGGTGTTGTAAACAAGAAAACATCTATGGAGTATGTAAAACTGGTTGGCTGTATATATACAGACTGAAAGTATTAAAAAATCCCCCGCTTGAGTTCCAACAAGTATTACGAAACAAATGCTTATTGCTTGCAAGGCGTAGAATACCCAAAACGTATAATCGTTGAGCCAACCCGGAGGATACATTGATGGCATTGGTAAAGTTATTTCCGAGGAAAGTAGCGGTCTAGCACATACGGCAGTACAAACTATAAAACCTAAAATTCAACACGTTAAGCACGGGTGtactaagaaaaaaaaataccgcATGGACggcagtttttttttgttttgtttacccATTCGCTACCGATCAAGCGCCAGCGCGT encodes:
- the LOC126888677 gene encoding uncharacterized protein LOC126888677, with the translated sequence MDMTEEDGFKGVYTVGFAIIGTLWSLGFIVCTAVCARPLLSSEITLPMPSMYPPGWLNDYTFWVFYALQAISICFVILVGTQAGDFLILSVCIYTANQFYILHRCFLVYNTEDMIDVNEKLRALDKEDMRKYYGYPEKEYLVRCVKHHAMLLR